A region of Anticarsia gemmatalis isolate Benzon Research Colony breed Stoneville strain chromosome 18, ilAntGemm2 primary, whole genome shotgun sequence DNA encodes the following proteins:
- the LOC142980669 gene encoding carboxypeptidase B-like, translated as MKLLAILLVAAFAHAKHEEYIGWKSYFVGPSTKSHFETLQVLEQKYELDVLGRPAMEREGVVLVKPEHQDDFIRELDAVGISHRIHFDDVKRQLDYEDAVIEAHRNNVTARNGRSLPYNSYQTIEAIENYIDYIGRTYPNVATVVEPAKSFEGRTIKYVKISTTNFQDTSKPVIFIDGGIHAREWISIPPVTWAIHKLVEDVTEPDLLERFDWILLPVVNPDGYRFSHTNNRFWRKTRSTDQHSLSTMCPGVDGNRNYDFFWNTVGTSNSPCTDIYAGSRPFSEIETRVVRDVLHEYLDRMALYLTMHSFGSMILYPWGHDGSLSNNAFGLHTVGVAMADEIFKHSLPQFPRYVVGNAVLVLNYAASGAAEDYAHQIGVPLAYTYELPGLNQGFTLSPIYIEQVSKETWEGIAVGARRAGDLFRK; from the exons ATGAAGTTGTTGGCCATTTTGTTGGTGGCTGCGTTCGCGCATGCGAAGCATGAAGAATATATTGG ATGGAAGTCCTACTTCGTCGGACCTTCAACGAAGAGCCACTTCGAGACTCTGCAAGTTCTTGAACAGAAGTATGAACTGGATGTCCTTGGACGTCCCGCGATGGAGCGCGAAGGAGTAGTTCTCGTAAAGCCTGAACATCAGGACGATTTCATCAGGGAACTCGATGCTGTTGGCATTTCTCATAGGATTCACTTCGATGATGTTAAAAG GCAACTTGACTACGAAGATGCAGTGATTGAAGCTCACAGAAACAACGTCACTGCACGTAATGGCCGCAGCCTGCCTTACAACAGCTACCAAACTATCGAAGCG aTTGAGAACTACATCGACTACATCGGCCGTACATACCCCAACGTGGCCACAGTCGTCGAACCCGCAAAGTCCTTCGAAGGTCGTACCATCAAATACGTGAAGATTTCCACCACCAACTTCCAAGACACCAGCAAGCCCGTGATCTTCATTGATGGAGGTATCCACGCTAGGGAATGGATCTCCATCCCTCCAGTCACCTGGGCCATCCATAAGCTGGTCGAAGATGTCACTGAACCCGATCTGCTGGAGAGGTTTGACTGGATCCTCTTGCCTGTTGTCAACCCTGATGGCTACCGGTTCTCTCATACCAAC AACCGTTTCTGGAGAAAGACGCGATCCACCGACCAGCATTCTTTGAGCACCATGTGCCCAGGAGTCGACGGCAACCGCAACTACGATTTCTTCTGGAACACCGTCGGTACATCCAATAGCCCTTGTACCGACATCTATGCCGGAAGCCGACCCTTCTCTGAAATCGAGACCAGGGTTGTCCGAGACGTCCTTCACGAGTACCTCGACCGAATGGCCTTGTACCTCACCATGCACAGTTTTGGAAGCATGATCTTGTACCCATGGGGTCATGATGGATCTCTATCTAATAACGCCTTTGGTCTCCACACCGTCGGCGTTGCTATGGCTGATGAAATCTTCAAGCATTCTCTTCCCCAATTCCCAAGATATGTCGTAGGAAACGCTGTTCTTGTTTTGAACTATGCTGCTTCGGGAGCCGCTGAAGATTACGCTCATCAAATTGGAGTCCCTCTAGCTTATACTTATGAATTGCCTGGTCTCAACCAAGGCTTCACTCTTAGTCCTATTTACATTGAACAAGTGAGCAAGGAAACCTGGGAAGGTATCGCTGTAGGTGCGAGAAGAGCCGGCGATTTGTTCCGAAAATAG
- the LOC142980519 gene encoding carboxypeptidase B-like, with translation MKLWSLLLLCALAHAKHEIYNGWKTYYVEPTTNSHFEALSLGEQKYALDFLMRPMVGREGVVLVQPEHQENFINELDNLGIGYRVHCDNIKEQLDYEDKIHENHKRNSTARRNGKSLPYDDYQDLDTIYEYMDYIGKQYPEIAKVVEPAKSFEGRPLKYMKISTTNFQDTSKPVIVIDGGIHSREWISIPVVTWAIHKLVEDVTDRDMLEEFDWILIPVVNPDGYEFSRTRVRFWRMTRSTDQHPDSVRCPGVDGNRNYDFFWNTVGTWPSPCSDLYAGSRAFSEIETRVVRDVLHEYLDRIPLYLTMHSFGSAILYPWGHDGTLSHNALGLHTVGVAMADKIFEHTPPGFPRYIVGNSALTLNYRAAGASEDYAHSIGIPLSYTYELPGVFGLFHLDPIYIEAVCKETWEGIVVGATRARDLFRK, from the exons ATGAAACTGTGGTCGCTGCTGCTGCTGTGTGCGCTTGCGCATGCCAAACATGAGATTTATAATGG ATGGAAAACCTACTACGTCGAGCCAACGACCAACAGTCACTTTGAAGCCTTAAGTCTTGGTGAACAAAAATATGCTCTGGACTTCCTCATGCGGCCGATGGTAGGACGTGAAGGTGTGGTGCTTGTTCAGCCTGAACATCAAGAAAACTTTATCAATGAGCTCGACAACCTAGGCATTGGTTATAGAGTCCATTGTGATAATATCAAAGA ACAACTTGACTATGAAGATAAAATTCATGAGAACCACAAGAGAAATTCCACAGCGAGAAGAAACGGTAAAAGCTTGCCTTATGATGATTACCAAGATCTTGACACG ATCTACGAATACATGGACTACATCGGAAAGCAGTACCCTGAAATTGCAAAGGTCGTTGAACCCGCAAAGTCTTTCGAAGGCCGTCCACTGAAGTACATGAAGATCTCCACCACTAACTTCCAGGATACTTCGAAACCTGTCATCGTGATTGATGGAGGTATACATTCAAGAGAATGGATATCTATTCCAGTTGTGACGTGGGCCATTCATAAATTAGTAGAAGATGTCACTGATAGAGACATGCTTGAGGAGTTTGATTGGATTCTCATTCCTGTAGTCAACCCTGATGGATATGAATTTTCGCGCACCAGG GTTCGTTTCTGGAGAATGACTCGCTCCACCGACCAGCATCCTGACAGCGTCCGTTGTCCCGGAGTCGACGGCAACCGCAACTACGACTTCTTCTGGAACACCGTCGGAACCTGGCCTTCGCCTTGCAGTGACCTCTACGCTGGATCCAGAGCATTCTCTGAAATAGAAACAAGGGTAGTCAGAGACGTCCTTCATGAGTATCTGGACCGGATTCCTTTATATCTGACTATGCATAGTTTTGGCAGTGCTATTCTGTATCCCTGGGGTCACGATGGGACTCTCTCTCATAATGCTCTTGGACTTCACACGGTCGGTGTTGCTATGGCTGACAAAATCTTCGAGCATACGCCACCTGGGTTCCCTCGTTACATTGTTGGTAATTCAGCTTTGACTTTAAACTATAGGGCTGCTGGAGCATCTGAAGATTACGCTCATTCTATTGGAATACCGCTATCCTATACTTATGAATTACCTGGAGTTTTCGGTCTTTTCCATTTAGATCCTATTTATATTGAAGCTGTGTGTAAAGAGACATGGGAAGGTATTGTTGTTGGTGCAACAAGAGCCCGTGATCTATTCAGaaagtaa
- the LOC142980668 gene encoding carboxypeptidase B-like, with amino-acid sequence MRSFIIFCLSFYVVFAKHEIYDGHALYDINVKTIDEGRVVNDLENELLLDVWTHAVPGRAGQVLVPKVKRKIFENALKGAGVEYNVQVENIKDQLELEDQKLAAAAARSSRNSSRFSFDYIPTYEEVDAYLEDLARRYEHVRVHVAGTSVQGRPIKYLAVSTTNFQNFRKPIVVMQSLLHSREWVSLAATLYAIEKLVVDVTESDLLENLDWIIIPVVNPDGYTWTHSNARFWRKNRRTGLMAGDFCIGVDLNRNFNSQWSTASSSNVCADDFHGPGAMSEPETRAIANLLATFTTRIALFFDIHSFGSMILYGWGGNGVLPPHALTLNLVAVRMAQAIDAAKLPTNPNYVVGNIAHVLYFASGGASDFAMLTGVQLSYTYELPAWRNHNWSLNGFLVDPDFIEQAGVETWEGIKAGARYAIGNFRAKDV; translated from the exons ATGAGgtcgtttattatattttgtttgtctttttatGTGGTGTTTGCTAAACACGAAATCTATGATGG ACACGCACTCTACGACATTAATGTAAAAACCATTGATGAAGGCAGAGTAGTCAACGACCTTGAAAATGAACTGCTCCTCGATGTGTGGACCCACGCTGTTCCCGGCAGAGCTGGACAGGTCCTCGTACCCAAGGTCAAGAGGAAAATATTCGAAAATGCGCTCAAAGGTGCTGGAGTAGAGTACAATGTCCAAGTTGAGAATATTAAGGA cCAACTGGAATTAGAAGACCAAAAGCTAGCAGCTGCTGCTGCCAGGAGCTCTCGCAATAGTTCTCGTTTCTCATTCGATTACATCCCCACTTACGAAGAG GTCGACGCTTACCTGGAAGACTTGGCCAGGAGGTACGAACACGTGAGAGTCCATGTTGCCGGCACCAGTGTTCAAGGCAGACCTATCAAGTACCTTGCTGTCTCCACCACAAACTTCCAG AACTTCAGAAAACCCATCGTGGTAATGCAGTCACTTCTGCACAGTCGTGAGTGGGTGTCATTGGCAGCTACTCTCTACGCCATCGAGAAACTCGTGGTCGATGTTACCGAGTCTGATTTATTAGAGAACCTAGACTGGATCATCATTCCCGTTGTCAACCCTGATGGATACACTTGGACTCATTCTAAT GCCCGTTTCTGGCGCAAGAATCGTCGTACCGGTCTGATGGCTGGAGACTTCTGCATTGGTGTCGACCTGAACAGGAACTTCAACTCACAATGGTCTACGGCCTCCAGCAGCAATGTCTGCGCTGACGATTTCCACGGACCCGGAGCCATGTCCGAACCAGAAACCAGGGCCATTGCCAACCTCCTCGCCACTTTCACAACCCGTATTGCCTTATTCTTCGACATCCATAGCTTCGGCAGCATGATCTTGTACGGATGGGGAGGTAATGGTGTTCTGCCACCCCATGCATTGACTCTTAACTTAGTTGCTGTGAGAATGGCACAAGCCATCGATGCTGCTAAGTTGCCGACGAATCCTAACTACGTGGTTGGCAACATCGCTCATGTTTTGTACTTCGCTTCTGGTGGTGCTAGTGACTTCGCTATGTTAACTGGTGTCCAGTTATCTTACACCTACGAACTGCCAGCATGGAGGAACCACAATTGGTCTCTGAACGGCTTCTTGGTAGACCCTGATTTCATTGAACAAGCCGGTGTTGAAACCTGGGAGGGTATCAAGGCTGGCGCGCGTTATGCTATTGGCAACTTCCGTGCTAAggatgtttaa
- the LOC142980645 gene encoding uncharacterized protein LOC142980645 translates to MFPVLLFCLFVFLPRDISAKKTIEIDVKKSSYKEEVYEVSKNFKIKLIDKKISEVQCSSQFYGYQYATALYLDEEDSIIKVSTVTDEMSDVWQCLVKDIESDKDENIFFEIRVPGAKPPQTVLVNNVVVPTRRDPNDRNSHLAEYYYVKEDRVHVACVNTFMKDNSEINLTYQYLNSTEKPYEQMSSEYRVGFSTTLQAKHNNSKMYCEFSRRNNQIQRLQVTFLLQKNTNVMNLIINEATVRGTRVESYDSYMIYSFQYAYFNDEDTITLNCERDENLNKDIRMRCKGCTNSSATDSSNIIYEWFKPKDISRHSLISIDAHENMATDSQHSLLERFQIGIVQLNAGLNEFHKLEMTGLPLKNIVIQLYGSNIQTIYYEFTNEEHLTLTCSKNIDKHYLIFDDEKSLKEEMFISKSITINKSHHNLTTSCYLSKTKTATANTIKEQIQVIFRIKGEKYAEVPTTESIPTSKVSPTTPITSTMPIISSTTTITSTTTIISSTTTEISSTEASRDADSGVNWVVVAVGILMLIIVITICAVVYRMVRRKRQMQRIHDYENVCLNNDSAIPPYPKQWENDYAVPNLFPNSKGDEVPIDGLYAKPIPKNQRLKNVPETFYSNVSSSQAILEGRDSDALYAEPVNTDPTYSNQGVNKVVTKVQGQVLYTEVVPKSMRPTYANVSKQNVKSNNLDYAEPTYSLPINLY, encoded by the exons ATGTTTCCAGTTctactattttgtttgtttgtattccTACCTAGGGATATCT CTGCCAAAAAAACGATAGAAATTGATGTGAAAAAATCATCATATAAAGAGGAAGTTTATGAAGTgtctaaaaattttaaaataaaactgattgaTAAAAAGATTTCGGAAGTACA ATGTTCTAGCCAGTTTTATGGCTATCAATATGCAACGGCTTTGTACTTAGACGAAGAAGATTCGATCATTAAA gtAAGCACAGTAACAGATGAAATGAGTGATGTTTGGCAATGCTTGGTCAAGGATATAGAAAGTGATAAAGATGAGAACATATTCTTTGAAATACGCGTCCCGGGAGCGA AGCCTCCACAAACTGTACTGGTAAATAACGTGGTGGTACCAACTCGACGTGATCCAAATGATAGGAACAGTCATTTAGCAGAATATTACTATGTGAAAGAAGATAGAGTGCATGTAGCTTGTGTTAATACTTTTATGAAAGATAACAGTGAAATTAATTTGACCTACCAGTATCTAAACAGTACagaaa AACCCTACGAACAGATGTCATCGGAATATAGGGTTGGATTTTCCACAACATTGCAAGCAAAACACAACAATAGTAAAATGTACTGTGAATTTAGTAGAAGAAATAATCAGATTCAAAGATTACAAGTCACTTTTCTTCTCCAGAAGAATACGA ATGTTATGAATCTTATCATTAACGAGGCGACAGTCAGGGGAACTCGGGTGGAAAGTTATGATAGTTACATGATTTATTCGTTTCAATACGCTTATTTTAATGATGAAGATACAATTACTTTGAACTGTGAAAGAGATGAGAACCTTAATAAGGATATCAGGATGCGTTGCAAAGGATGTACGA ATAGTTCGGCAACGGATTCGAGCAACATAATATATGAGTGGTTTAAGCCAAAAGACATATCAAGACATTCATTGATATCTATAGACGCACATGAAAATATGGCGACTGACTCACAACACTCATTATTGGAACGTTTTCAAATCGGCATTGTGCAATTGAATGCAGGTTTAAAcg aATTTCACAAATTAGAAATGACAGGTTTACCTCTAAAGAACATCGTTATACAATTGTACGGAAGTAATATACAGACGATTTATTACGAGTTCACGAATGAGGAGCATTTGACATTGACATGCTCCAAAAACATTGATAAGCATTATTTGATATTCGATGATG aaaagtctttaaaagaagaaatgtttatatcaaaatcaattacAATCAATAAATCACATCACAATTTGACTACTTCATGCTATTtaagcaaaacaaaaacagcAACCGCAAATACAATAAAGGAACAAATTCAAGTAATTTTTCGTATAAAAGGAGAGAAATATGCAGAGGTTCCGACAACAGAGTCTATTCCCACTTCTAAGGTTTCTCCCACTACACCAATTACATCAACAATGCCAATTATTTCATCAACAACAACTATTACTTCAACAACGACAATTATTTCATCAACAACAACGGAAATTTCAAGCACTGAGGCTAGTCGTGACGCTG ATAGTGGCGTGAACTGGGTCGTTGTTGCTGTAGGGATACTGATGCTCATCATTGTGATCACCATTTGCGCAGTTGTATACAGAATGGTGCGACGCAAGCGACAAATGCAg AGAATACATGACTACGAAAATGTATGCCTTAACAACGATTCAGCGATACCTCCATATCCGAAACAGTGGGAAAACGATTATGCAGTTCCAAATTTATTTCCAAACAGCAAAGGTGATGAAGTACCAATAGATGGTCTTTACGCGAAACCAATACCAAAAAATCAAAGACTTAAAAATGTGCCTGAAACTTTCTATTCAAACGTTTCAAGCAGTCAAGCTATACTTGAAGGTCGAGATTCAGATGCCTTATATGCAGAGCCAGTAAATACCGATCCTACTTATTCTAACCAAGGAGTAAATAAAGTAGTAACTAAGGTACAAGGCCAAGTCCTTTACACCGAAGTGGTACCAAAAAGCATGAGACCAACTTATGCAAATGTTTCCAAACAAAATGTGAAGAGCAATAATTTAGATTATGCTGAACCAACATACAGTTTAcctattaatctatactaa
- the LOC142980747 gene encoding carboxypeptidase B-like, whose product MFNKMLFFVFVVLFGAVTANEEYKGYKVYSIELENQIQQELLHQIQSDLIDYLVKPSLKYGVTGLAMVPPSHFNWFEEQLEDLGISKEVFIEDVYEHLNEHLTKERSKRSSDDEQQETFDIKRYHRYDNILNYLRSLAAEYNTATSRVELIEFGETFEKRPLVYLRVSHMNLNLPTVQKPVIVVEGGIVPRDWITIPAVLNIVQNILAEPRFLQEYDWIVIPVVNPDGYEYTHTNLRLWTKSRSTNTDLGHICPGVNINRNFNVDWLNFDASSSPCSHVFGGTEPFSEIETKMIQSIITTYGSRIKLYLSMQNNGGFISYPWSYERAASGLFRQHFLLGLDMVDAMNETYKLDAASMIFDRASGTSSDYARDNGIFYTYNIDIVQRGSVVIPEEDIGEIIEDVWKAVAVAATGMITLP is encoded by the exons ATgttcaataaaatgttgttttttgtttttgtggtgCTTTTTGGTGCTGTGACTGCTAATGAAGAGTATAAAgg GTATAAGGTCTACAGTATAGAACTAGAAAACCAAATTCAGCAAGAACTCTTACATCAAATACAAAGCGACCTCATAGACTACTTAGTGAAGCCAAGCTTGAAGTATGGAGTGACTGGTCTGGCTATGGTACCTCCTTCTCATTTCAACTGGTTTGAAGAACAGTTGGAAGACCTCGGAATAAGTAAAGAGGTTTTCATTGAAGACGTTTATGa ACACTTGAATGAACATTTAACCAAGGAAAGAAGCAAGAGGTCTTCGGATGATGAACAACAAGAAACGTTTGATATTAAACGATATCACAGATACGATAAT attttgAACTACCTCCGTTCATTAGCCGCAGAATACAACACTGCAACATCAAGAGTGGAATTAATAGAATTTGGCGAGACTTTTGAGAAGCGACCTCTAGTGTATTTAAGAGTCAGTCATATGAATCTTAATCTACCCACAGTACAGAAACCCGTGATCGTTGTAGAAGGAGGAATAGTCCCGAGGGACTGGATTACAATACCAGCTGTGTTAAatatagtacaaaatattttagctgAACCAAGGTTTCTGCAAGAATATGACTGGATTGTGATACCTGTTGTTAATCCTGATGGATATGAATATACACATACtaat CTTCGACTCTGGACAAAATCAAGGAGTACCAACACAGACCTCGGTCACATCTGTCCTGGAGTCAACATCAACCGCAACTTCAACGTTGACTGGTTGAACTTCGACGCCAGCTCCAGCCCTTGCAGTCACGTCTTTGGAGGCACCGAACCTTTCTCAGAAATCGAAACCAAAATGATTCAAAGCATCATCACGACTTACGGCTCCAGAATCAAGCTGTACTTGTCAATGCAGAACAATGGCGGTTTTATTTCATACCCATGGAGCTATGAAAGAGCAGCCAGTGGGTTATTCAGACAACACTTTCTGCTAGGACTGGACATGGTTGATGCTATGAATGAAACGTACAAATTAGATGCTGCTTCGATGATTTTTGACAGAGCATCGGGAACTAGCAGTGATTATGCTAGAGataatggtattttttatacttataatatagatattgtACAACGTGGTAGTGTTGTGATACCAGAAGAAGATATCGGGGAGATCATTGAAGATGTTTGGAAAGCTGTAGCGGTTGCTGCCACTGGAATGATTACTTTACcataa